The Haloplanus natans DSM 17983 DNA segment TGACTGGTGACAGCGGATTCCCCCCTGACTCACGGAAGGACTGTCTCGATACCCTCAGACGGGTACACGGGACTCTGCGTGACTCGTTCGATGTCACTGCGACTCTCGACTGTGTTCGATGCGATTCGGAAATCCCGGCTTCCGCGGATCGAGATCTCTGTTCGGAGTGTCGTCAGGCTGGTGGGGATACTGAGAAGACCGACAGCGGCGCGAAAACCGTCGAAAAGACGGAGATATCCATTCAGGGGACGAACATAAACTTCGACAGCGACAATAGCACGAATGAATACCACTGATCTTGGCCGAATAGGTCAGTGCCAACAGTTCTGACCACCTTCCCCACAAACGACGCTCGGGAGTGATGCGGTCAGTTGGAAGTCCGCAGGCCCTGTTCGAACACGTCCTCCGCGTCGGTGACTCGTGGACCGCCTCGACTACGAGTCGTCATTCGGGCGCCGTGTGTTGATATCCTCGGCAGTTCGACGCGTGCGCTCGATGGATTCGAACGAGACGGAGTCGTCCTTGGACGCGAACTGAGTGTCCCACGGGTGGGCGTCGACGAATGCCTCGTAACTGTCGTACGCTGTCGCCGTCTCGTGCCCGATCGCACGGGCTTTCGAAAAGTAGCGCTCCGCATCGTCGTGACGACCGCTCGCCGCGAGGAACGTCGCGTAATCGAACACGTGGTCGGGGTGGTCCGGACAGAGCTCTACCGCACGACTGTAGTGATGTTCAGCCTCGTCGATGTTATCTTCGGCAGCGAGCACACTGGCCAGACTGTGATGCGCTGCGCCGTACTCGGGAGCTACTGACACCGCCTGACGCAACACCGCCTCCGCTTTTGCCGCTCGGTCACGCTGGTGTAGGAACCATCCATAACCGTTGTACGGGACTGCGCTACCTGAGGCATGGTCAACAGCTCGTCGATAGTGTTGTTCAGCCTGGCTGTCCTCACCCTCCTCCGCGAGTAGATGTGCAAGATTGACATGCGCTGGCAGATACTCCGGGTCCTCGTCGATGGCCGCTCGGAACTGCTGTTTAGCTTTCTCAGTTCTGTTCCGGTCTCGCAGAAAATTCGCATAGTTGAAATATCCGTCCACGTACTCGGGGTCAACGTCGATCGCTCGTTCGTACTGCGTCGCTGCCTCGGTGAAGCGCTCTCGATTGCTGAGGAAGATTCCGTAGTTCGAGTGTGGTTCGGGAAGGGAGTCCCCGTGCTCGATGGCCATTTTGTAATGGGACTCGACGTCACCGTCCCCGTTCTGGTCGTCTAAAAATAGTGCGTAGTTGTTATGCGCTGTCGCAAGTTCTGGGTCGATGTCGAGAGCCCGCTGATAGTGGGTTTCTGCGTCGTCTACTTCCCCTTGGTCCCAAAGAATGGTGGCATAATTATTGTGGGCTTGGGCATAGTCGTCACCGACTTCGATAGCTTTTTTTAAGTTCTCCCGCGCTTCGTCGAGCCGACCCTGCTCTTTGAGCAGGAGTCCGTAATTGCGGTATTCGAACTCGTTGCCCTCGCCGTGTTCCACAGCGCGTTCGTAATAGCGCTCTGCGTTTGCAACGTCACCCCTCCGCACCAGCAAGTTCGCATAATTATTATACGCCTTCTCGACAGGACCACGCTCTATTGCCTCTTTGTAGTGATGTGCAGCCCTCGAATATTCTCCGCGATCGTCGAGGAAATTTGCATAGTTGTAGTGCGTCTCGGGGGCAATGTCCGGCGGCGATCGAGAATCACTATACTCCAAGGCTTTTTCGAAATGGTTCTCGACGTCCTCGTATTGGCCGAGTCTGCGTAATATGAGCGCATAGATGGCATGTGCGTGGCCCATCTGCGGGTCGGATTCCAGGGCATTTTCGAGTGCGCGCTTCGCTTCTGTATACTTCCCGTCCTCGAATTTATCCATCCCACGGAGTGCGTATTCGCTCGCCCGTGTCTCATCGCTCGCCGTCCGTGGCCGAGTACCGAGGGTGTCCTCCAGTCGCTCTTGGATATGTTGTAGTTTGTCTGCCAGATTCATGATTGGAGCTAGTAGATTCTGTCGTGTCTGTTACCAGTCACCATCCGGACGGCGTGTTTTGGCCTCCTCGGCAGGTCGAACTATTGGAGGATATCGTTTTGCCGAGATTTATATTATTGGGCCCCGGCAGCGACCCAGCAGGTCTCAATCCCATCGTGGGGTTGCTCGGTCCTGCAACGGTTGGTGGGCGGGGTTCGGGGAGACGGACTTCGGCGGCGCCGTGCGGATGGAACGCACCGTCGAGAAGAACAAGTATGTCAGCGCCAGACGGTGGTTTCGGCGGCGAACTCCTCGTCGTTCGTGACGATCGCCTCAGTTCCCCGCACTCGGTGGTTCGCGATGAGCAGGGCATCGTGCAGGCTGTGGTGGCCGATGAGGCTCCCGTACACCGCGAGATCTTGCTCGTCGGTCGGGGCGACCTGTACCGGCCCGTCGTTCACGAGCCCGCGCAGCACCGCGTTCGGCGTCGTGTCCACCTCGACGCCGGCGATCGTCTCCTTGTTGACCGCCGTCCAGATGGCTTCGCTCACCGCCACGCTCGGCGCTTCGATCACGTCGACGCCCTGCTCGGCCCGCTCGAAGACCTCGTCCGCGGCTGGCGGGAGCTGGTCGACGAGGTACCGGGCCATCGCCACCCCGTCGACGGTGTAACGGGTCACGGCTGCCACTCCGTCCGGCGCCTCTCGCGGATCTCGGCTTCCATCTCCTCGGCCATCTCCTCGCGCTTCTCGTCGGGGACGTCGTCGTCGACGAGCATCCCGCGCCCCGCCGACTGCGTCGCCTTTCTGACCCGAATGCCGTCCTCGGCCTTCTGCCAGAGCAGTTCGTCGCCCTCCTCAAGACCGAACTCCTCGCGGAGTTCCTTCGGAATGGTGACCTGACCCTTCCGGGTGATGCGGGTCGTCTCGCCTTCGGTGTCGTTCTCAGTACTCATATTCGGTACTACGCACCGTAGTACCTAAGAATTTGGCCGGTCAGAACCACGCGACGCCGTCACGCGCCCGCGTTTGCGCTTCGGAGAGAAGGTCCCGGGGTAGTGCTCGAGGAACGTCTCCAAGTCGTTCCACCCGCCCCAGTCGCACACCGGCACCGCGACCTCGGCCGGTTTCAATGGCTGTGTTGAATCACTAGACGGCGTCGGGATGGGTCGCTAAATCAAAGGAGTTGAAGCGGAGAGATTCGGTTGCCTATGACACAAATCTCCCGCTTCACTGGTGAGATTGTGCCGATTGCCCAAGTTGTTACCGGTGATGGAGACGAATCCGCCGCCCCGGAAGGTGGCGGCGGATTCGCCGACTATGCCCTCGTTTCTCTCCACTGTCTGCGGATTTACCTTGACACGTCTTACCGAATGACGATTGACCTGCTCAAAGAGATGCCACAAATAACCGGGGAGATCGGCCTCAGCGCGGCCGATCTCCCCTCACCATCCACGTTGTGTAAAGCGTTCGACCGGATCAGTATGAGCGTCTGCCGAGTGCTGCTGCGCCAATCGGCGCAGCTGCATGACCCCTCGAAACACGGCGCGATCGACGCGACATTCTACGAACGCTCAGCTGCGAGCCGCCACTACTGCCAGCGAATAAGCTACCGCGTCCAGAAGCTGAAGGTCACGAAACTCGTCGATACAGAGTCTCAAGCCATCCTTGACGTTCACTGCTCGACGACTCGGGACGGAAGCGACGCAGATCTCGCCGAGCAGATCGCCCGCCGAAACGCGGGCGATCTGCGGTCTCTTGCCGCCGATAAAGGCTATGACAAGCAGTCGCTCCGCGAATCCCTTCGTGACCTCGGGATTCGCCCGCTCATCAAACATCGCATCTTCGCACCGTATGATCACGCGCACAACGCCAGAATCGACGAACAGCGCTACAATCAGCGCTCGATGACCGAGACCGTGAACTCGGCTGTGAAGCGCTCGCTCGGCTTCGCCGTGCGAGCGCGTTCCTGGTTCCGTGAGTTCCGAGAAATCGCGCTGATGTGTGTCGTCTATAACATCAAGCGAGCTGTGAAACAGTGAATTCCACCGCCATATAGCGATTCAACACAGCCGTTTCAATCCCGTCGTGGGTTTTCTCGGTGTCGCAGGAGGGAGAAAACCCGAAGCAGGATTGAAACTCGGCCGATGCGTAAGCGGTGGTTGATCGTCGCGGTGTCGCGCAGGGGGGAACCTACAATGGGACCGAGACTCCAGAAAGCGAGCCTCCGAAACGGATACAGTCACATAACAACGAACTAATGAGATGGATTTATCATAAACTCGAACAAGAAATGGAGACATGAGATATAGGACCAGGAAAAACGCGAACGGCATTCTAACAGCCTCTATCGTCCGTTAAGGAAGTTGTAAAATAGTCCCACCAGGATTCGAACCTGGGTCGAAGCCCCCAGAAGGCTTCAGGATTGGCCACTACCCTATGGGACTTGACATGTTTGGCCCCGTATATTTCGTCGGAACCTGTACTCACCAGTAACGGCGAATCGCATATGAGTGTTGCGAAGTCGGGGCGCCGTCGCGGCCGCTACTCCAGTCCGAGCGACGTCTCACCCGCCGCCGCGGGCGGCGTCACCGCGTCCGGCACGGTGTAATGCTCCCGTCGGTGGCAGTTCGCACACAGTACGTCACACTTCTCGATTTCGGCGCGCACCGTCTCCAACGAGTTGCCGTAGGTGATCAGTTCGCTCACCGTCCGCTCTTTTGTCTCTGGGTCACGGTGGTGAAACTCGAGACACGCCGGGTCGCCCGCTCCACACCGGAGACACTCGCAGTGATCGCGTTTGTACTCGTACACCGCGGCCCGAAGCCGGTCGCGCCGGTCGAGCGTCCGCTGGGTGTTGTGCTCGCGGTGACGGTAGTGCCACCGTTGATCCTGCGAGAGGGCGGCCCACTCGGCGTCGGTGAAGTCGACGTCGTCGGGCTTCGAGCCCACCCGTGACCCGGTGCTGGCATTCGTGTCGAGGCCCGCTTCCCGCTTCGCCGCGTTCCACCCGTCGAAGTGCCGGAGGATCGTCGACGCCGCGGGCGTGAGCCCCAGGGCTTCGTACTGCTGTTTGGTCGGTGATTCCTCGAGCGTTGCCGCCGCCTCCTGCAATGCCTGCAGGCAGTCGGTTGTCGTCGCCATCGCCCGTCTCGCGGCGACAGAACCAGACCGGCGATGGCAGGGGGACGGTGTCGGTGGCGCCGAGTCCGACCGACCGGCACGGGGAGCCCTGAACGAGCGGCGGGCGCGGGGGTGTCGGGGGCGGAACGACACGGGTGGGCGGAGCGGTCTGTGTCCGCGACGGGCGAGTCCGAGACGACGGGAGTCGTCGATCTCATACGCAGGTCGAGACCGGGTGGCGGGGAGAGCGGGGCCGAGAGCAGGGGTCGCGAGCGGAGCCGCCGTTCATACTCAGGGTGTGAGCCGCAAGCGCGGGCGAGACGGCAGGGTGCGGGCACGCGGCGACGACCGTGATTGGCAGCGGGACTGGGCACCGGCGCGTGGCACGGGATCGACCGGGGCGCGCACGTCGCGACGGCAGTTCGGCCGGATCGCGGCGAGAGAGCGCCGCAAACGCACGATCTATGCCACGGCGTTCGTCCCACCGGCGATGCGACGCGGTGGCGATGGGGCATTCAGGCTGGGGTGTGGAACTGGCACTCCACCGACCGCGTCGGTACGGTGGAGTCGAAAGGCCCCCCGGAGACAGTTCATAATCGGTTTCCGTCCCCCGATCGGTCCGATTATGAACCGGCACTGTCGAACCCGTGGTTCGGGTGGAACGGCCATCCCTGCCACCGCGTGTGGAGACGCATCGACGGCCAGGGACGTGTCGTGTCGGCTGCGGCCACGTCGCGTCAGAGAACGGCAGGGGGCGACGGCCAGCGATAGGGATCCGCGACAACGACGCAGAAACCGTCGTGTTGGAACGGGGCCATCGTCGGTCGCTGACTGCTGTTGGTCGGCGTCAGTCCCGTCGCTGGCTGGCGGGTAGCGGACGACCGGACCGAGGTGCGGTCCGATGACACCCCGAAGCGTGGGGGCTCTCGGCTTGCATTTTCCGTAACTTGCGGCGAGGAAGCCGGTTATGAATGTCTCCACACGGACGTAGATGACCGCTCTTGCCCGCTCGACTATCGAGAGGGCGCACACGCGATCGTGAGCACGAGCGGTGTCCGGAGCGTACCGTCGGAGTCCTGTCGCCGATGCTGTCGGGCCCACGGGGAGCGACACCGATTATTCCCCCACGACCGAAGGACAGGTATGGACCTCGTCACCGTCGCCGCCGTCGCCGACAACGGCGTGATCGGTGCGGACGGCGGGTTGCCGTGGCCCGCCATCCCCGCGGATCGACGGCAGTACCGCGCCCGCGTCGCCGGCCACCCTACGGTTCTGGGTCGCCGGACCTTCGAGTCGATGCGTGACGATCCGCCGGGCAGCGCACAGGTCGTTCTGAGCCGAACCGAGCGCGAAGCATCGATCGAGACGGCACAGTACGTCACGGGCGTCGACGATGCGCTGGTGGCCGTCGACGCCTTCGAGGCGGATCGGGCGTACGTCCTCGGCGGTGGCGCGATCTACGACCTGTTCCAACCCGTCGTGACCGAGATGGTGCTCAGCCGGATTCCGGGAGAGTACGCGGGCGATACGCACTTTCCCGACTGGGACCGAGAGGCGTGGGCGTGCCGCGAACGCATCGACGACGACGGCTTCACGCTCGAACGCTGGGTTCGGGACTGACCGGGACCGCGGTTACGGCGGGACTCACGCGCGTCCGATCCCCAGCAGCCGGATCACGTACGCGAAGCTGAGTAGGTGGTCGGCGCGATCCAACTCGCCGTCACCGGAGTCGAGCACCCGGACGGCGTCGCCGACGCGGGCGTCGAGGGTCGCCGCGGCGTCCTCGCCGATCCAGCCGCGGGCGCGATACCGGCCGATGGCGTTCCGAGTCGCGTCCTCACCTGCCGTCCGCACGAGGTAGGCGATCCAGTCGCGACCGACGCGACGCGACGCAGATCCGTCCGGGAAGGCGGGGAGGTAGGGCCGCTCGCCGAGGGCCGCGGGGTCGACGCCGCCGACCGCGACCAGCCGCTCACACTGCTCGTGGGAGGGTTCGTCGACCGCCGCCGGGCGGTAGCCCGACCCCTCCACGGGCGGGAGGCTAACGCCAGCCCCCGGATCGGCGTCGTCGACGCCGGCGAGCGACCGGAGTTCCCGCGCGTCGTAGTCGGCCGGGTCGAACACGGGGGGAGATGGGCGGCGGCGGTCAAGGCTCTTTGGGCGCCACGACGGCTAGTGCCAGAATATGTTGCCGGTATCTTGGATCGACGCCGGGCGACAGAATCACCATTCCCCGGTTTCAGAGCTCGAAACGGCGTTTGACAGCAGCTTCGATTCGTCCGGGGTATGGACCAGTGTTGCCAGTTCCCGGCGGGTTATACCCGGCTATCGACTACCGATCCCATGATGCAGCTTTCACGCCGAAGCTATCTCGCGGGCGCGGGCGCTACCGCGACGGTCGGTCTCGCCGGCTGTATGGGGGGTGGCGGCGCCGATACGCTCGCGGTGGCGCACATGCCGATTTTTCCCGACCTCCAGTACTACGTGATGGAGTCGGAGGGCTACTTCGACGCCGTCGACGCGACGGTGGAGGGCAGCGAGTTCACGGACGGGCCGGCGATCATTCAGGCGTACGGCGGCGGCGAACTCGACGTGGCGATGTTCGGTATCGTTCCGTCGATGATCGTCATCGACCGCGGGATTCCGGCGAAGGTGACCGCCGCGAACATCGAGGAACCGATGGCGATCATGGCTCACGAGGACCTGCAGGCGATGTGGGCGGACCACGGGGCCGACGCCTTCTCCGTCTGGCGGGAAGAGCGGGGTCGAAAGTTCCGATTCGGCACCTTCCCGCAGGGATCGGTCCCCGACGTGCTCCTCCGCTACTGGCTCGAACAGGAGGGCGTCGATACATCGACGGTCGACATCATCGAGATCAACGGCGCGAACGCGGTGTGGCAGGCCATCGCCAACGGCGAAGTCGACGGCGCGTCGATCATGGAGCCGGTGCCGACGCGGGCGGCTCAAGCGGGTGTCCCAGTGCAGACGTTCCGGACGGCGGGCGAAATCATGCCCGGCCAGCCCGCGGCGGTGACGCTGATGAGCGACGAGGTTCGTGACACGCCCGTCGCGACGCAGTTCCTCGACGCACACGTTCGGGCGACGGAGTTCATCCGGGAGAACCCGGCAGCGACGGCCGACATCGTCGAGTCGTCGATCGGCATGGACGCAGAGCAGGCGCTGTCGGCGCTCCAGGGACCGCTCTCGAACTTCGTGACGGACCCGCGTGAAATCGAGAACGGGACGGAGATATTCGCCCGCTTTGCCAACGAGAACGGACAGATCGACGAACGGCTATCGCTGGATCAGATCTTCGATTACAGCGTCTACGACGACTTGTAACATGGCTATCGACGTCGAAGACGTTGATCACACGGCCGGCGCGTTGGGCGGGGGGGTCGTCGATATCGACACGCGGCGTATCCGCCGGGGGCTGGGCGGCGTCGTCGCCTTCCTCGCGCTCTGGACCGCGGCCTCGCTCACCCAGCCGTCGTACGTCCTCCCGACCCCGCTCGCCGTCGCGGAGACGTTCTACGCGGAGACGGCAAGCGGCGCGCTCTTCGTCGCGCTGGGCAACAGCGTCCTCCACTGGGTGCCCGGCGCCGTCTTCGGGACCGGACTGGGCATCGCCGCGGGCATCGGGCTAGCCTGGAGCCCCGCACTCGACGACGTTTTCTCGCCCGTGGTGCGTGTCCTCCGGCCGGTGCCGCCGCTGGCGCTGATCGGGTTCGCCATCGCGTGGTTCGGCATCAACCACGCCGGGGCGGCCTTCATCATCGCCGTGGGCGCGTTCTGGATCAACTTCTACGCCACCTACGGCGGCGTCGAAGGCGTCTCGGAGGACCTGCTCGACGTGGCCCGGAGCCTCGGCGTCGAGGGCGACCTGGACCTCATCCGCACCGTCGTCGTCCCGGCGTCGCTCCCGGAGATTACGACCGGGATCCGGACCGGCATCGGCCGGTGCTGGATGCTGGTCGTCGCCTCCGAAATCTTCGGCGTCGCCGGCATCGGCCGCCGCATCCTGCGGGCCTCGAACAACCTCCAGGTCGACGTGGTCATCACCTACATCCTCGTGTTGAGCCTGATGTATCTCGTCGTCGACGTGGCGTTCCGCGCGCTGCAACGGAGGGCACTGGCGTGGCGGTAGGGACGCCACGGGTGCGGGTCGACGGCGTCGGCAAGCGATACACGGGCGCCAACGGCCCGGTGCAGGCGCTCGACGGCATCTCGTTCGACGTGGCCGACGGCGAGTTCGTCTGCATCGTCGGCCCCTCGGGCTGTGGCAAGACGACGCTCTTTCGCATCATCGCGGGCCTCGAACCCGCGACGACGGGCCGGATCGTCCTGGACGGCGACCGGGTCGACGGCCCCAGCACGGATCTGGGGCTCGTCTTCCAGGAGTATCACCTGTTCCCGTGGCGGACCGTCGCCGGCAACGTCGGCTTCGGACTGGAGCAGGGGGGCGTCGCGGCGGCCGACCGCGAACGACGGGTTCGCGACCTGCTCGATCTGGTCGGCCTCGACGGCTTCGCGGACACCTATCCGCGGGACCTCTCCGGCGGGATGAAACAGCGGGTGGCGCTGGCCCGGGCGCTGGCGGTCGACCCCGGTCTCCTCCTGATGGACGAGCCGTTCGGCGCCGTCGACGCCCAGACCAAGAAGATGCTGCAGGACGAACTCCTCGACATCTGGCGGGAGACGGGCAAGACGATCCTGTTCGTCACCCACGACGTCGAGGAAGCGGTGAAACTCGCCGACCGCGTGGTCGTCATGGCGAAAGATCCCGGCCGGCTTCGCGAGGTAGTCGACGTGGATATCGAGCGCCCCCGTGAGCGATCCGACGACGCGTTCGGCAGCACCTACCGACGGCTCCTCGACCTCATCTGACCGGGAGTCGAAGCGTCGCCACGGTGCCGCGTGGTTCCCGGTCGGCGTAGGTCACCTCGCCGCCGAGGGTCGTGACCGCCCAGTGGACGACCCAGAGGCCGAGCCCGGAGCCGTGCTGGAGGTCGGTCTCCTCGCCCGCCGCGATGGCGTCGAGTTCGGCGTCGGGAATACCGGGGCCGTCGTCGGCGACGCGGACGACGAGGGCGTCGTCGGCCAGGTCGACGGTGACGGCGGCCCACGCCCCGCCGTCGGCCCGCTCGATCCCCTCGCCGTCGTGGTGGCGGAGCGCGTTCTCGACGAGGTTCTCGACGGCGGCTTCGAGCGACCGCTCCGCGACCGACGCGGTGGCGTCGGTCCGACCGTCGAGACGCAGGTTGGCGTCGGGGAAGGCCTCGCGAGCGTCGGCGACGACCCGTTCGACGAGCGAGCCGACGGCCAGATCGGTCCGTGGCTCGCCGTCGAGAAGCGTCTCGACCGTGCGGGCCTTCTGGCCGAGCGATTCGAGCGCGGCCGACCGGCGCTCGATGGCGTCGGCCATCCGGACCAGTTCGGCATCCTCCAGCCGGTCGACGAGGAAGTCGGCGTAGCCGTGGACGACGCCCGCGTCGTTCCGGAGGTTGTGTCGGAGGACGCGGTTGAGGACTTCGAGTTGCTGCCGACGGCGTTCCCGGGCGGTGATATCCGGGCAGACGACCGTCCAGCCGACGTGGGCGCCGCTGGGGTCGCGAAGCGGGGAGACCGACACCGCGTACGTCCGTCGCTCGCCGTCGACGCGGCTCTCGAACGGGTCGGTGTCGCCGTCGAAGTCGACGTCGACGCCGAGGATGGCGGACACGGGGCGATCGAGGGGATCGGCGGCCGCGTTCCGGGAGCCGTCCGGCGCCGTGCGCCCGGCAAACGCCGCCCGCGCCGCGTCGTTGAGGCGGACGACCCGCCCCTCGCGGTCGACGATGACGAGGGGGTCCGCCAGGTCGTCGATGGCGGTTCGCTCCGCCGCGCGAACCGTCGTCGGGTTGCGCTCGAACAGTTCGGCGCGCCCGAAGGCGTAGGCGTCGAGGGCGACGTGCGGGACGAACATGATCGGCGCGAGGTTGAGCTGTGGGACGGGGCCGACGCCGCCGGCCCAGACGAGGAGGGCAAGCCCCGGCGGGAGCGCGCTCACGGCGACGGCGGCCGTCTCGCGGCGGTACAACGGCCCGTAGTTGAGGAAGGTGTCGACGAGGAGGACGACGCCCGCGACGACGGCGAGTGTCGCCACCCCGATGGTCAGGTAGGCAAGCGGCTGGAGACGGTAGGTGACGGTCGCGACGCCGAAGACGGGGTCGATCCGGAACCCCGTCCACAGGGCACCGTGAAACGGATTCGTGACGACGAGAATGGAGACGGCGACGCCGACGCCGAGGGCGGCGCGGAACGCCGGGCCGGCGACCACGTCGCTTCGGCCGGTGTAAGACAGCGCGAACGCGAGAAAGGTGAGGCCGGTCCAGACGATGCCGATCCAGACGGCGGCTTCGAAGGCGAGGCGGACGGCGGGGTCGAAAACGAGGAGTCCGGCGCCGTAGGCGAAACACCAGAGCGCCTGCGCGGCGAGGACGCCGAGAAACCAGGTGGCGCCGGGCCGGTCCCGGTAGCGGACGACGTAGCGTGCGAGCGCGAGGGTGCCGACGACGGCAGCGAGCGAGCCGACAGCGGGCCAGCCGGAAACCGTCGCAGCGTCGACCATACGGGGGGAAGTGGGGCGGGCGTGAAGGCTCTGGCGGCACGCGGGAACCGACACCTACATTCGGCGTTCGCCGCGTTAATGAGGTATGTACATCGGCCGATTCATCGTCGTCGGACCGGGCGTCGGCGCCTACCGCGTCTCGTCCCGGTCGTTCCCGAACCGACGGATCGTCGAGCGCGAGGGCACCCTCACCGTGGCGCCGACGCCGGACGCCCCGGAGACGGACAACCCGTACATCGCCTACAACTGCGTCCGGGAGAGCGAAGGGCGGGCAGTGCTGGGGAACGGCTCCCACGTCGATCCGGTGACCGAGAAGCTGGATCTGGGGTATCCCGCCCGCGACGCGCTGGCGACGGCGCTGCTCTCGCTCGACTACGAGAGAGACGACTACGACACGCCCCGCATCGCGGGCGTGATCGGGGCCGACGCAGCGACGGTCGGTATCGTCCGCCGGGACGCTTTGCTGGTCGAAGCGGTCGACGGGCCGAGTCTCGTCGCCACGTACGAGGAAGACGATCCGCGGGCGTTCGACTTCGACGCCACCGACGCGGCCGAGGCGGCCCGCGAGGCGTACGACCTCGACTTCGAACACGCGGTCTGTGCGGCGGGGGTCGCCGTCGACGACGGCGTGACGACGAGCATCGTCAACGACTAGGACCGCTCCCGCTTCCGGCGCGCGGTGGGGACCGGGCGGACCACGCCGAACAGAAGGCGGTTGGCGGCGGAGCCGACACCGAGGCCGTAGAGGACGAGCGGAACCGCGCCGACGAAGGACTCGGTAGTCACCACGGCCCAGACGACCCCGGCCATGGCGAGGACACCGGCACCATACAGCAGGTAGAGGCCGGCACGGCTGCGATCCGAGGCGGCGGTCAGGAGTCCCCATCCGAGCGCCACGGGCGGGACGGGCCACCAGCCGGTCGGGGGGAGGGCGACGGTCGTAAGCATCGACGCGGTGACGAACGTCGCACAGGCGATGCCCAACTCCGTACGGACGATCCGCCCGTCGATGTCGTCGTCCGGATCGGAGGCGGCGGGAGGGTCGGAGACGGGAACGGTCACGGCGTCCCCTACGGCGATAGGCGTGGTAAGCATTGGGTCGAGGTCACGACAAGGCCTAACCTCCCGGGACCCACACGGACGGGTATGCGCCTCGGCGTCATCTCCGACGTACACGCCAACCGGGTCGCCCTCGAAGCCGTCCTCGACGACATGCCAGCCGTGGACCGACTGGTGTGTGCCGGCGACGTTGTCGGATACAACCCGTGGCCGGCCGACTGCGTCGCGGCGATTCGCGAGCGGTCGATTCCGACCGTGATGGGCAACCACGACCGGGCCGTCG contains these protein-coding regions:
- a CDS encoding sensor histidine kinase, whose protein sequence is MVDAATVSGWPAVGSLAAVVGTLALARYVVRYRDRPGATWFLGVLAAQALWCFAYGAGLLVFDPAVRLAFEAAVWIGIVWTGLTFLAFALSYTGRSDVVAGPAFRAALGVGVAVSILVVTNPFHGALWTGFRIDPVFGVATVTYRLQPLAYLTIGVATLAVVAGVVLLVDTFLNYGPLYRRETAAVAVSALPPGLALLVWAGGVGPVPQLNLAPIMFVPHVALDAYAFGRAELFERNPTTVRAAERTAIDDLADPLVIVDREGRVVRLNDAARAAFAGRTAPDGSRNAAADPLDRPVSAILGVDVDFDGDTDPFESRVDGERRTYAVSVSPLRDPSGAHVGWTVVCPDITARERRRQQLEVLNRVLRHNLRNDAGVVHGYADFLVDRLEDAELVRMADAIERRSAALESLGQKARTVETLLDGEPRTDLAVGSLVERVVADAREAFPDANLRLDGRTDATASVAERSLEAAVENLVENALRHHDGEGIERADGGAWAAVTVDLADDALVVRVADDGPGIPDAELDAIAAGEETDLQHGSGLGLWVVHWAVTTLGGEVTYADREPRGTVATLRLPVR
- a CDS encoding IMP cyclohydrolase, with the translated sequence MYIGRFIVVGPGVGAYRVSSRSFPNRRIVEREGTLTVAPTPDAPETDNPYIAYNCVRESEGRAVLGNGSHVDPVTEKLDLGYPARDALATALLSLDYERDDYDTPRIAGVIGADAATVGIVRRDALLVEAVDGPSLVATYEEDDPRAFDFDATDAAEAAREAYDLDFEHAVCAAGVAVDDGVTTSIVND